From Azospirillum sp. TSA2s, a single genomic window includes:
- a CDS encoding response regulator transcription factor, translating into MRVLVVEDTPELARQLKQRLEGEGYAVDTAADGEEGRFLGETEPYDAVILDLGLPKVDGLTVLRSWRRAGMAVPVLILTARDAWNEKVQGIDAGADDYLAKPFSMEELLARVRALIRRAKGHATAEIACGGVVLDTRTGRVTVDGEPIELTAFEYRVLSYLMHRKGQVVSRTELIEHVYAQDFDRDSNTIEVFVGRLRRKLGTDIIKTVRGLGYRADEP; encoded by the coding sequence ATGCGCGTGCTGGTGGTGGAGGACACGCCGGAACTGGCCCGGCAACTGAAGCAGCGGCTGGAGGGCGAAGGTTATGCCGTCGACACCGCCGCCGACGGCGAGGAGGGCCGCTTCCTGGGCGAGACCGAGCCCTATGACGCGGTGATCCTGGATCTGGGGTTGCCGAAGGTCGATGGGCTGACGGTGCTGCGGTCGTGGCGACGGGCGGGCATGGCCGTGCCGGTGCTGATCCTGACCGCGCGCGACGCCTGGAACGAGAAGGTGCAGGGCATCGACGCCGGCGCCGACGATTATCTGGCGAAGCCCTTCAGCATGGAGGAGCTGCTGGCCCGCGTCCGCGCGCTGATCCGCCGCGCCAAGGGCCACGCCACCGCCGAGATCGCCTGCGGCGGGGTCGTGCTCGACACCCGCACCGGACGGGTCACGGTGGATGGCGAGCCGATCGAGCTGACCGCCTTCGAATACCGGGTCCTGTCCTACCTGATGCACCGCAAGGGGCAGGTGGTGTCGCGCACCGAGCTGATCGAGCATGTCTATGCCCAGGATTTTGACCGCGATTCCAACACCATCGAGGTCTTCGTCGGACGCCTGCGCCGCAAGCTGGGGACCGATATCATCAAGACGGTGCGCGGGCTGGGATACCGGGCGGACGAGCCGTAA
- a CDS encoding MHYT domain-containing protein → MSIELAGLCFTSASGLPFSHDRWLVALSYAVAAFASYSALDMAERMHRTAGVARIMWQGCAAAALGGGIWAMHFIAMLALTIDTPVAYDPMKTLLSLVTSVSFVAIGFRIIQGRRSPAAIAAAGSIVGLGVAAMHYLGMAAMVLPARIAYQPGLWSLSVAIAMAAATAGLWLSTRIHHRLRDRVLAALVMAVAVCGMHYTGMAALVVQVDPMLMPADGPLAVGALADGVSSGPLAAAVAIGSFGLLLLALVSTAADRRISAAAAREAAALRIANMELQAARLQLEATQREIIRRLCSAGEFRDNETGQHVARMAQIAHHLALSAGCAPGFAAQLLEAAPLHDIGKIGIPDHVLLKAGRLDAQEWVTMRQHAVIGQRLLGGSGLPLLDLAAEIAGTHHEKWDGTGYPAGLRGTDIPLSGRIVAIADVFDALLSARPYKEPWPLEAVVAHMREQAGRHFDPDLVTVFLGRLDAMLEIRSRFVDEGAAPQLLSQPDAAE, encoded by the coding sequence ATGTCGATCGAACTGGCCGGGCTTTGTTTCACGTCGGCGTCCGGCCTGCCGTTCTCCCATGACCGTTGGCTGGTGGCGCTGTCCTATGCCGTCGCCGCCTTCGCCTCCTACTCCGCGCTCGACATGGCGGAACGGATGCACCGGACCGCCGGGGTCGCCCGCATCATGTGGCAGGGCTGCGCCGCGGCGGCGCTGGGCGGCGGCATCTGGGCGATGCACTTCATCGCCATGCTGGCGCTGACCATCGACACGCCCGTCGCCTACGACCCGATGAAGACCCTGCTGTCGCTGGTGACGTCGGTCTCCTTCGTCGCCATCGGCTTCCGCATCATCCAGGGCCGCAGGTCGCCGGCCGCGATCGCGGCGGCCGGCAGCATCGTCGGGCTGGGGGTGGCGGCGATGCATTATCTCGGCATGGCGGCGATGGTGCTGCCGGCCCGGATCGCCTACCAACCCGGTCTGTGGAGCCTGTCGGTCGCCATCGCCATGGCGGCGGCGACCGCGGGGCTGTGGCTGTCCACCCGCATCCACCACCGTCTGCGCGACCGCGTGCTGGCCGCCCTGGTGATGGCGGTCGCCGTCTGCGGCATGCATTACACCGGCATGGCCGCCCTGGTGGTGCAGGTCGACCCGATGTTGATGCCGGCGGATGGCCCGTTGGCGGTGGGGGCGCTGGCGGATGGGGTGTCGAGCGGACCTCTGGCCGCAGCGGTGGCGATCGGCAGCTTCGGCCTGCTGCTGCTGGCGCTGGTCTCCACCGCCGCCGACCGCCGGATCTCCGCCGCCGCCGCACGCGAGGCCGCCGCCCTGCGCATTGCCAACATGGAGTTGCAGGCCGCCCGCCTGCAGCTGGAGGCGACCCAGCGCGAGATCATCCGCCGCCTGTGCAGCGCCGGGGAGTTCCGCGACAACGAGACCGGCCAGCATGTGGCGCGCATGGCGCAGATCGCGCATCATCTGGCGCTGTCGGCCGGCTGCGCGCCGGGGTTCGCCGCACAGCTGCTGGAGGCGGCGCCGCTGCACGACATCGGCAAGATCGGCATCCCCGATCATGTGCTGTTGAAGGCCGGGCGGCTCGACGCCCAGGAGTGGGTGACCATGCGCCAGCATGCGGTCATCGGCCAGCGGTTGTTGGGCGGCAGCGGGCTGCCCCTGCTCGACCTCGCCGCCGAGATCGCCGGGACCCACCACGAGAAATGGGACGGCACCGGCTATCCCGCCGGCCTGCGCGGCACCGACATCCCGCTGTCCGGCCGCATCGTCGCGATCGCCGACGTGTTCGACGCCCTGCTGTCCGCGCGCCCCTACAAGGAACCCTGGCCGCTGGAGGCCGTCGTCGCCCACATGCGCGAGCAGGCCGGCCGCCATTTCGACCCGGACCTGGTGACGGTCTTCCTCGGCCGGCTCGACGCCATGCTGGAAATCCGCAGCCGCTTCGTCGACGAGGGGGCCGCACCGCAGCTTTTATCACAGCCGGACGCCGCCGAGTGA
- a CDS encoding sensor histidine kinase produces MRWTESLRFRLLAGAAVWVALALMLAGWIIADLFQSHVRQRFEAELSNHLEQLAAVLEIGPDGRPALRQPLSDPRFRRPLSGLYWQVGESGDAPLRSRSLWDSVLTLPDDRVEDGVLHRHDVTGPANQSLFVLERFVLLPERAEPIRIAVAADRAELAGVTRAFNATLALSLAVLAAALIVAALIQVQIGLRPLSRLRGALVEVRAGRKKRFDVAMPTEIRPLVEDLNALLAHAEETVGRGRLQAGNLAHALKTNLAVLANEAATLDERNAREVGAAMVRQVELMRRHVDHHMARARAAAARGVPGISTPVPDCVSALARVMRKLHSDKGLDIRVDVADGLLFAGEREDLDEMLGNLLDNACKWARGRVDVTGRVGVGGMLSVTLDDDGPGLPDDCREAALEPGVRLDESTPGTGLGLAVVRDVARLYGGDIQLGASPLGGLRATLRLPTAGA; encoded by the coding sequence ATGAGATGGACGGAGTCGCTGCGCTTCCGGCTGCTGGCCGGCGCGGCCGTTTGGGTGGCGCTGGCGCTGATGCTGGCGGGCTGGATCATCGCCGACCTGTTCCAGAGCCATGTCCGCCAGCGCTTCGAGGCGGAACTCAGCAACCATCTGGAACAGCTGGCGGCGGTGCTGGAAATCGGCCCGGACGGAAGGCCGGCGCTGCGCCAGCCCTTGAGCGATCCGCGCTTCCGCAGGCCGCTGTCGGGCCTGTACTGGCAGGTGGGAGAGAGCGGGGACGCGCCGTTGCGCTCGCGCTCGCTGTGGGACAGCGTGCTGACCCTGCCCGACGACCGGGTGGAGGATGGGGTGCTGCACCGGCACGACGTGACCGGGCCGGCGAACCAGTCGCTGTTCGTGCTGGAGCGCTTCGTCCTGCTGCCTGAACGGGCGGAGCCGATCCGCATCGCCGTGGCCGCCGACCGCGCCGAGTTGGCCGGCGTCACCCGCGCCTTCAACGCCACGCTGGCGCTGTCGCTGGCCGTGCTGGCGGCGGCGCTGATCGTCGCGGCGCTGATCCAGGTGCAGATCGGGTTGAGGCCGCTGTCCCGCCTGCGCGGCGCGCTGGTCGAGGTGCGGGCCGGGCGGAAGAAGCGCTTCGACGTGGCGATGCCGACGGAGATCCGGCCGCTGGTAGAGGATCTGAACGCGCTACTGGCCCATGCGGAGGAGACCGTCGGGCGCGGACGGCTGCAGGCCGGCAATCTGGCCCACGCGCTGAAAACCAACCTCGCAGTGCTGGCGAACGAGGCCGCCACGCTGGACGAGCGCAACGCGCGCGAGGTGGGGGCGGCGATGGTCCGGCAGGTGGAGTTGATGCGCCGGCATGTCGATCATCACATGGCCCGCGCCCGCGCCGCCGCCGCCCGCGGCGTGCCGGGCATCAGCACGCCGGTGCCGGACTGCGTCTCGGCGCTGGCACGGGTGATGCGCAAGCTGCATTCGGACAAGGGGTTGGACATCCGCGTCGATGTCGCCGACGGCCTGCTATTCGCCGGCGAGCGCGAGGATCTGGACGAGATGTTGGGCAACCTGCTGGACAATGCCTGCAAATGGGCGCGCGGCCGGGTCGATGTGACGGGCCGAGTGGGGGTTGGCGGCATGCTGTCCGTCACGCTGGACGACGACGGCCCCGGCTTGCCCGATGACTGCCGCGAGGCGGCGCTGGAGCCGGGGGTGCGGCTGGACGAGAGCACGCCGGGAACCGGACTCGGCCTTGCGGTGGTGCGGGATGTGGCGCGGCTCTATGGCGGCGACATCCAGCTCGGCGCATCGCCGCTGGGCGGGCTGCGCGCGACGTTGCGGCTGCCGACGGCGGGGGCGTGA
- a CDS encoding aldose epimerase family protein: protein MATDLKRENFSATIDGKPVDLFTLRNRRGMVVRITNYGAKIEQILVPDRDGVMGDVVQGYDGIEAVMGGQASMGSFIGRYCGRIDGGRFTLDGVAHQAAVNSPPNTLHGGQRGSRFRVFDARQLDEASLELTYVFQDGEEGFPGTLPLRLVYTVGDDNALTIAWTAVAADKTTIANFTDHTFFNLSGDLGSSILDHVATVQAGRYLALGETAVPTGEIVDVTGTPHDFRTPAALGARIDADDPMLALGKGYDLHYVIDRAPGDADAGPAPVLHARFLHPASGRTLEVLSTEPGLQLYTGNFLEGKAPRDVGKGGILYTKHSAFCAEPSKFPNAVNIPSFPSTVLRPGQWSAGSIVYRFGVA from the coding sequence ATGGCGACCGACCTCAAGCGTGAGAATTTCTCCGCCACCATCGACGGCAAGCCGGTGGATCTGTTCACCCTGCGCAACCGCCGCGGCATGGTGGTGCGCATCACCAATTACGGCGCCAAGATCGAGCAGATCCTGGTCCCCGACCGCGACGGCGTGATGGGCGATGTCGTCCAGGGCTATGACGGGATCGAGGCCGTGATGGGCGGGCAGGCGTCGATGGGGTCCTTCATCGGGCGCTATTGCGGGCGCATCGACGGCGGGCGCTTCACGCTGGACGGCGTCGCCCATCAGGCCGCGGTGAACAGCCCGCCCAACACCCTGCATGGCGGCCAGCGCGGCTCGCGCTTCCGCGTCTTCGATGCCCGGCAGTTGGACGAGGCCAGCCTGGAACTGACCTATGTCTTCCAGGACGGCGAGGAGGGCTTTCCCGGCACCCTGCCGCTGCGGCTGGTCTATACGGTCGGCGACGACAACGCCCTGACCATCGCCTGGACCGCGGTGGCGGCCGACAAGACCACCATCGCCAACTTCACCGACCACACCTTCTTCAACCTGTCGGGCGATCTGGGGTCGTCGATCCTCGACCATGTCGCCACCGTCCAGGCCGGCCGCTATCTGGCGCTCGGCGAGACGGCGGTGCCGACGGGGGAGATCGTGGACGTCACCGGCACCCCGCACGACTTCCGCACCCCGGCGGCGCTGGGCGCCCGCATCGACGCCGACGACCCCATGCTGGCGCTCGGCAAGGGCTATGACCTGCATTATGTGATCGACAGGGCGCCAGGGGACGCAGACGCCGGCCCGGCGCCGGTCCTTCATGCCCGCTTCCTGCACCCAGCCAGCGGCCGGACTCTGGAGGTGCTGTCCACCGAACCCGGCCTGCAGCTCTACACCGGCAATTTCCTGGAGGGCAAAGCCCCGCGGGACGTCGGCAAGGGCGGCATCCTCTATACCAAACACAGCGCCTTCTGCGCCGAGCCGTCGAAATTCCCCAACGCCGTCAATATCCCCTCCTTCCCGTCGACGGTGCTGCGTCCCGGCCAATGGTCCGCCGGGTCCATCGTCTACCGGTTCGGGGTCGCCTGA
- a CDS encoding EF-hand domain-containing protein, with the protein MKRFLIAALCTGLLVGGSTLAQTGPGPGMGQGMGGQGMGQGMGPGKSMGGTGAMHQQMFDQLDTDKDGAISRKEFVDAPRGGPGSMTDLAKDRRGARFDQFDKNKDGKLTPEEWGAWTPAKTK; encoded by the coding sequence ATGAAACGCTTCCTCATTGCTGCGTTGTGCACCGGGTTGCTGGTTGGCGGCTCCACTCTTGCCCAGACCGGGCCGGGTCCCGGCATGGGTCAGGGTATGGGTGGCCAAGGAATGGGCCAGGGCATGGGTCCGGGTAAGAGCATGGGCGGCACCGGTGCGATGCACCAGCAGATGTTCGACCAGCTCGACACCGACAAGGACGGCGCCATCAGCCGGAAGGAGTTCGTCGATGCGCCGCGCGGCGGTCCCGGTTCGATGACCGACCTTGCCAAGGATCGCCGCGGCGCCCGGTTCGACCAGTTCGACAAGAACAAGGACGGCAAGCTGACGCCCGAGGAATGGGGCGCCTGGACGCCGGCCAAGACCAAGTAA
- the pyk gene encoding pyruvate kinase: MNTAKPIRRYRQTKVVATLGPSSSSPEMIRRLFEAGVDVFRLNFSHGSHQDHGERVRAIRALEEETGRPIAIMADLQGPKLRLGRFANGPVTLTAGQSFCLDLLAEPGDARRVGMPHPEIFAALVPDAELLLDDGKVRLRVTACGADFAETVVVSGTKLSDRKGVNVPGVVLPLSPLTPKDRADLDFALDQGADWVALSFVQRPEDVAEARKLIAGRAALLSKLEKPQAIQHLDRIVEMSDGVMVARGDLGVEMPPEDVPSIQKRIIRAARLAGKPVIVATQMLESMISAPAPTRAEASDVATAVFDGADAVMLSAETASGEYPVEAVSIMDRIARRVEGDPLYRGLMDAQHADPEQTESDAITAAARQVAHTVKAAAIATFTTSGSTTLRAARERPEVPILCLTENPAIARRMVLAYGVHAVLTEDVQSFSDMVHKAARLAYVHGLAEEGQRLVITAGVPFGMPGSTNVLRIAWVEPPSRLNRERDDRERQPMAFADA, from the coding sequence ATGAACACCGCCAAACCGATCCGCCGTTACCGGCAGACGAAAGTCGTCGCCACGCTGGGTCCGTCCTCATCCTCGCCCGAAATGATCCGCCGCCTGTTCGAGGCCGGCGTCGACGTCTTCCGCCTGAATTTCAGCCACGGCAGCCACCAGGACCATGGCGAACGCGTCCGCGCCATCCGCGCGCTGGAGGAGGAGACCGGCCGCCCCATCGCCATCATGGCCGACCTGCAGGGGCCGAAGCTGCGGCTGGGCCGCTTCGCCAATGGGCCGGTGACGCTGACCGCCGGCCAATCCTTCTGCCTCGACCTGCTGGCGGAACCGGGCGACGCCCGCCGCGTCGGCATGCCCCATCCGGAGATCTTCGCCGCCCTGGTGCCGGATGCCGAACTGCTGCTGGACGACGGCAAGGTGCGGCTGCGGGTGACCGCCTGCGGCGCCGATTTCGCCGAGACCGTGGTGGTGTCGGGAACGAAGCTGTCGGACCGCAAGGGCGTCAACGTCCCCGGCGTGGTGCTGCCGCTGTCGCCGCTCACGCCCAAGGACCGCGCCGATCTGGACTTCGCGCTCGACCAGGGAGCCGACTGGGTGGCGCTCAGCTTCGTCCAGCGGCCGGAGGATGTGGCGGAGGCGCGCAAGCTGATCGCCGGCCGCGCCGCCCTGCTGTCGAAGCTGGAGAAGCCGCAGGCGATCCAGCATCTGGACCGCATCGTCGAGATGTCGGACGGCGTGATGGTGGCGCGTGGCGACCTGGGCGTCGAGATGCCGCCGGAGGATGTGCCGTCGATCCAGAAGCGCATCATCCGCGCCGCCCGTCTGGCCGGCAAGCCGGTGATCGTCGCCACCCAGATGCTGGAATCGATGATCTCCGCCCCTGCCCCGACGCGGGCCGAGGCGTCCGACGTCGCCACCGCGGTGTTCGACGGCGCCGATGCCGTCATGCTGTCGGCGGAGACCGCGTCGGGCGAGTATCCGGTGGAAGCGGTGTCGATCATGGACCGCATCGCGCGGCGGGTGGAAGGCGATCCGCTGTACCGCGGGTTGATGGACGCCCAGCATGCCGATCCGGAACAGACGGAATCGGACGCCATCACCGCCGCCGCCCGGCAGGTCGCCCATACGGTGAAGGCGGCGGCCATCGCCACCTTCACCACCAGCGGCTCCACCACGCTGCGGGCGGCGCGCGAGCGGCCGGAGGTGCCGATCCTCTGCCTGACCGAAAACCCCGCCATCGCGCGGCGGATGGTGCTGGCCTATGGCGTCCACGCGGTGCTGACGGAGGATGTGCAGAGCTTCTCCGACATGGTGCACAAGGCGGCCCGGCTGGCCTATGTCCATGGGCTGGCCGAGGAAGGGCAGCGGCTGGTCATCACCGCCGGCGTGCCGTTCGGCATGCCGGGATCGACCAACGTCCTGCGCATCGCCTGGGTCGAGCCGCCGAGCCGTCTGAACCGCGAGCGTGATGACCGCGAGCGCCAGCCGATGGCCTTCGCCGACGCCTGA
- a CDS encoding PepSY domain-containing protein: MRTGPALLLLPILLFAAGTGAHAGDDHERARDALREGRILPLERIVENARQRFGGDVLDVDLEDEEDGFRYELKLIAPDGRILKLDYDAATGELLRTRGRHRSHGEGR, from the coding sequence ATGAGGACCGGTCCCGCATTGCTCCTTCTCCCCATCCTGCTGTTCGCGGCGGGGACGGGTGCCCATGCCGGCGACGACCACGAGCGCGCCCGCGACGCGCTGCGGGAGGGGCGCATCCTGCCGCTGGAGCGGATCGTCGAAAACGCCCGGCAGCGGTTCGGCGGCGACGTTCTCGACGTCGATCTGGAGGATGAGGAGGACGGCTTCCGCTATGAACTGAAGCTGATCGCGCCGGACGGCCGGATCCTGAAGCTGGACTATGACGCCGCCACGGGGGAACTGCTGCGGACCAGGGGCCGCCACCGGTCCCACGGCGAAGGGAGATAA